The following is a genomic window from Nitrospira sp..
CCGGCAGGGCGCCGCGAAAATAGCGGTTGTTCAGATCTGCCCAGATGGTGAGCAGCGGTTCAGTGGAGATCGACATGACGGCCGGTAGTCTCGACGACGAATGACTAGCACGAACGCCGGGCGGTGCTGTCAGCGGCCGGACAGTTCCTCCAGCACGGCGGCCGCTAACAGCGGCACCATGATCTCGTGATGGCCTGTTAGGGCGTATCCCTTGCCGCCCTTCTGGGTCGGCCTGCGCACGACGTTGGTCATGGGGCGATAGTGCGTGAGGAAATCCATGTTCACGGTCGTGATGTCCGTCAGCGGGTGGCCGAGATTGCGCCCGAGCGAGACGGCCTTCAGAAACACCTCCGGCAAAATGACGGCGGATCCGAGATTCAGATAGACCCCGCCTTCCATGCCGGAGACGACGGCGGTCAGGCGGCGAAAGTCGAGCAGTGAGCCCGCGCCGATCGCGGCCCCGTCGGCGGAGGGGTGCATGTGGATGATGTCGGTGCCGACGGCGACGTGCACGGTGACGGGAAGGCCCAGCCTGGTTCCGGCTGCCAGCAGGCTGGTGGCGCGATGCGGAAATTGCTGCTTGTGTCGATTGATGTAATGGCCGAGCGATTCGCCAAGGCCTTGGCCTGCTTTCATGCCCAGCGTGATGGCCTCGTTGAGCATGCGGCCGGTTTCTTCCGCCATGCCGAACCGGCCGGAGTCGATCTCCGCGTCCACTTCTTCGGAGGTGTGCCCCATGAAAGCCAGTTCGAAGTCATGGATGATCACGGCCCCGTTCATGGCGATTGCGGTCACGATGCCGCGTTCCATCAGATCCACGAGGAGAGGCCCCAACCCCACCTTTACCACATGGGCGCCCATGCCGACGATGACCGGTCGTCCGCGGTGATGGGCCTTGGCAATGGCCTGCGCCACGTCCCGCAACGTCTTGACCGCGAGGATGTCGGGGAGCGAGTCGAGAAAGCGCTTGAACGATCCGCCGGTCCAGACCTTGGCGAAGTTCGAAAGTTGGACTTTGCTGTGACGACGTTGGAGCGGATAGGTCTTCAGACGCGATGCATCGATCGGCGGTATGATCGCACGCGGAGCAGAGGGGCTATCGTTGCGCTTACGCCTGGTCGGCAAGAACCTGGTCCTCGATGAGTTCGCAGAGCACATGGCCTAAGGTGATGTGACTTTCCTGAATGCGGGCGGTGACCGTCGAGGGCACGACAAAGGCATAATCGACCATTCCCGCCAGCTTGCCTCCTGATCCACCGGTCCAGGCGACGGTGGTGAGGCCGCACTCGCGCGCCGTGTCGATTCCTCTCAAGACGTTCGGCGAGTTGCCGCTGGTGCTGATCGCGATCGCGATGTCGCCCTTCTGCCCATGGGCGTGGACCTGGCGGGCGAAGAGTTCCTCGAAGCCGTAGTCGTTGGCGATGCAGGTGATGGCGGCAATGTCGGTGGCGAGGGCGATGGCCGGCAGGGGGGCGCGCTCGCGTTTGTAACGGCCGACGAACTCAGCCGCGATGTGCGCGGCGTCGGTCGCACTGCCGCCGTTGCCGAAGAGCAAGACTTTGCGACCTTCGCGGAAGGCGCGGCCCATCAGCTGCGCGACCTGGGCGATCTTGTCGGCATGCTCCCGCGCGAACCGCCGCTTGATCTCGGCGCTCTCGTCGAAGGCCTTGATGGCGAAGTCTTTCATCGGTGGGATTGTAGGGAAGCCGCTGTTTCTCTGTCAAACGACAAGGAGGTGCGGTAGAGCTTCATTTTGAAATGGTCAATAGGTGAAATAAAAACGGCGACCCGATTGCAACCGGATCACCGTCAGAAGAATGTGAGAGAAAACCTGAAGGGCCTGAAACGCGGCGAGACTAAGGTGCCGTGGTCACTGGTTCACGAAACATCGGTCTCTTATTGCGAACAGGCTCTTTGTCCTCGGAAACCGGAGCCGGCGGGGGAAGCTTGAGCGTCTTGAGTCCTTGCAGCTCGCGATCAAGGTCGGAGCTGAATTCCTCGCTTAAGCTCATTCGCTTAGGAGGCTCTTTCTCTCTCGCGCCACGCGTCCCATATTTATTGCGCCAATAGGTGATGAGCTCTTCATCAGGCACACCAGGGTTGTCAGCTCGCGCTATAGGCAGCCACACTTGTAGGGATGGAAGAGAGCCGCCATGATCATTAGGACGATTCTTAGCGTTTTTGAATGATTGGAGCGCGAGCTTGATGACTTGTGGATCCCATGAGGCCGCGACAACCTCTTGGTAGTTCCTCGGTTGCGCCGCCAACCACTCTTTAAAGTCTTCACCATTCACGATTGTCCGCCAGTCAGGAGAGTCCCGATCCATCACATCCAAAAGAAGCCGACGCAATTTTTCCATCTCCGCGTCATCCGACTTGGCAAAAGGCTGATCATGACAAGTTAGCGGTACAGTATAGCGTCGTGCGACCAACGCGATTTCTGCACGGGTTTTCCGCTGCCCCGCTTTCAATCCTTCATATGGCACCGCATACGCATCGAGGAACGTCTTGGCTAATCCTGCGTGAATGGCGAAATTCACGTTCTGAGGGATCACGCTGTCTTTTCCTACCATTTTGACCGCATTCAGAATGCTGGTCACAACCCCTACAACAAGACCATTCTCATCAATCGCTGGCCCCCCACTATTCCCCGGTTGGATCGGTGCGGATATCTGCATGAAAGTGGAATTGTTATGCATTCCAGATAACGCACTAACTGTGCCTGTCGTGACTTTCGCTTCCGAAGCTAATTTCCCCGGCAGCGGGAAACCTATTGCCATCACATCTTCACCAGGCTGGACTGATCGACCTTCCCGGAAGAATGCGATGGTGGTGGGAGTCATTTGAATCTGCAACACCGCCAAATCATTCAGCGCATCTGTGCCTATGATTTTGGCCTCATACCGCGCACCATTCACGGTCGTCGTGATGGCCCTACAATCTACGATAACGTGATGATTCGTCAGAATATGGCCGTCTTTACTGACAAAAAACCCGGTACCGTAAGCGGTTTCTGTGGCATAGGAATGAATGGGAAACAAGGCGGGAAGGATGGCGGCAATAAGGAGAAATGCCCTTGCGGAAAACATGCCTGTGATTTTATCCAATCATCTCATCCGCGCAAGTTCACTGGACAGATAAGGCACTGCTCTCGTATAGCACGACGCCTCACACGATCATTGTGGTGCACGCAATAATATAATATGACACCCGAACGACTCAATCTCGGATTCAAGCCACCGCACGCTTGGGCCACAGGAACAGGGTATTTACATTGGAAATTTCCCCGTAGTGGTCTCAACGATCCCTCCCCTCTGCCTTCGGTGACATGGGCGGCATCAATAAGCGACCGTGAGCTATGTCTACCAGCAACTCGATCTGATTCATCAAATGGATGCTGATACGCTCCTGCTTCAGGAGGAAGGCCTCCGCCAGACGCTCCAGTGATAAGCGCTCAGCTCGTGACAGTTTGTGCGCGAGCGTTGCGAGACGAGCATCCGTGGGCGCAGGCCCAGACATCGGAGCCGCCTCCTGTCGCTGCTGATTCCCAAATCGCGCCGTATACCGGGCCATCGATTGTGGTTGTTCATCGTGCACTACCGCGAAAAATTTCTCACGAGGAATACGCAAACCCGCAATCAAGGCATCAAATTAATCAGGAGGAACAAGCAATTCTCCTGATTCCCGCTTGGAGATGTTGGCCGGTCGAATCCCATCATATGCTACAGCAATTTCCTTCGTGAATGTTAGTTTTCATTCATGAATGAAGCATCAAAAATTCACATGGGATACCAACTTCGTCGGCGTCTCGCGGCCCTGAATCTCTCACAGTCCGACTTCGCCAAACGCTTAGGTTACACACGACAAGAAGTCTCTCGACTCATCGATGTTCGACAATGGTACGTCAAGACCATCTATCGCCTCACTAAGCCCATCAAAGTGTCCGCGACCTATTTTTAAATGAAAAGTTTCACTCATGAATGAATGTGTCTTTACCTGTGCGTCAACACCGGCGGCGCGCTTCACTTCGCCGGAGGCGTCGTCGAAGGCCGTTTCCCGATCATGTTCATCGCCAGCGTCAGCATGGAGCCGACATCCGACAGGTTGGCCGGGAGCACGAGGGTGTTGCCGGCCTTGGCGAGTTCACCGAACTTCCCGATGTACTGCTCCGCCACGCGCAGTTGCACGGCTTCATAGCCGCCGGGAACCTGCGTGGATTCGGCGACTTTTCGCAGGCCTTCGGCGGTGGCGCCGGCGATCGCCATGATGGCGGCCGCCGCTCCTTCGGCTTCGTTGATCTGCTGCTGCTTCTTGGCCTCGGAAGCTTTGATGACCTGCTGCTTCTCACCCTCCGCCTGGTTGATGGCGGCGTCGCGCTCGCCTTCTGAGGTCAGAATTACCGCCCGCTTCTCCCGTTCGGCGCGCATCTGTTTTTCCATCGCGGCGAGCACGTCTTTCGGCGGGGTGATGTTCTTGATCTCGTAGCGCAAGACCTTCACGCCCCAGGGCTCCGTGGCCTTGTCCAGTTCATTGACGACCTGGCTGTTGATGTTGGTGCGTTCCTCGAACGTGCGGTCCAGCTCGATCTTGCCGATTTCGCTGCGGAGCGCGGTCTGAGCGAGTTGGGTGATGGCGAAGCGATAGTCGCTGATACCGTAGGAGGCCCGTTGCGGGTCCAGCACCTTCGAATACAAAATGCCGTCCACGCCGACTTGGACGTTGTCGCGGGTGATGCAGATCTGTTCCGGAATGTCGATGGCCGTTTCCTTCAACGAATGTTTGTATTGGACACTGTCGAGGAACGGCAGCAGGATGTGAAACCCCGCCCCGAGCGTCCGCGAATACCGCCCCAGACGTTCGACGACGTAGGCGCTCTGTTGCGGCACCACGCGTGCGGTTTTTGAAATCACCAGCAGGACGAGACCTGCGAGAAACACGAAGACCCAGAGTCCGCCCGGCAAGCCGCTATCCTCCATGATGGTGTGACCTCATTCAGGTGTGATCCAAAGGGTAATTCCGTCCACACGGTCCACACGGCTGCGTTGGCCTTTGGACAGGGATCGATCGCTTCCATTGCGTGCGTTCCAGATGCTGCCGCGGCATTCGGCCTTTCCCAAGGTGCCGGGAGTGAGGTCGTCCAGCGCGAGGGCCGTTTCCCCCACCATGGTATCCATGGGCGACAAGCCGCCCAAGTTGGCCGACATGAGGCGGCGCAAAGGCGGGCGCAGTATGACGAGGGAGGCGACCGAGATGACCGAAAACAACAGCCAGGAGATCCAACCGGCTTCGATCAGACCCAAGCCGACCAGCAAGCCGACGACCAACGCGCCGATGCCGAAAAACAACATATAGAACCCGCCCGGCGTGACGACTTCGCCGCCGAGCAGAAACAGGCCGAACAAGGCCCAGAGCCACCAGGTCATCGCACCTCCTCAGGCATGATCACATCGGGATTCTGGCGAAAGTCTATGCGTCTTTCCTGAGAGCGTCAAGAATTGTGCGGGAAGGCTCGCGCGTTGAAGCGGCCCGATTGCGGTGGTATAGTCCGTCGGTCATGCCGCCCGATACGTCCGTCAAAGCCCTCATTCTCGCGTTCACCGACGCGCCGTCGCTCGCCGCTTACGTGATCAACCGGCTGCAACCGGAACTGCTCTGCTTTTTCGTGCCGGAGTCGGCGAAAACGCTGGTCGAGGAAGCCGTGCAGCCGAAGGTGCAGCAGATGCCGAAGCGGTGGGATTGGATCGTGACGCCCGATCCGGCCGACGTCATCACCTGCCACCAGGTCCTGTCGCGAACGATGCACGATCTTTTCCGCACCTGGGAGGTGCAGGTGGGCGAGGTGGTGGTGGACCTGACCGGGGCCACGCCGGCCATGGCCGCGGCGCTGGCGACTGCGAGCCAGCCTTGGACCTCGCGGGTTGTCAGTCTGGTCGATGTGAAGGGCCAGGAAGAGGGTGAATCGATCGTCATCGACTGCCTCACCAAACGCTGGCTTCAAGGGAATCCCTGGGACGAGGCGGCGATCGTTATGCGCCGGGAGGCCTGCGAGGCCTTCAATCACGGATCGTTCAAAAGCTCCGCCGCCATGTTTCATACTCTGGAGACGCGCGTGAGCGGGGGGCAGAAGCCGCTCTACCGCGCGCTGGGCGACCTCGCGTCGGGCTATGCCCTCTGGGAACAGTTTCACTATCGGCAGGCCTGGGAGAAGCTCAAGACTTCGCTGAAGGCGCTCGACATGGCGTCGCTCTGGGGCGGGCCTCCGGGACTGAAAGGGCTCCTGCCCTCCATCAAGGCCAACAGCGGCTTCCTGGAGAAGTTGGTCTTGGACCCGGCCGAAGTGAAAGAGGGCGTCGCACTCGATCTTCTGGCCCATGCGCATCGTCGTGCCCAGGTGGACCATGACCACGAACGGGCCATGGTCGCGCTCGTGCGTGCCTTGGAAGCCTGTGCTCAACGGCAGCTGTTTAAGCAGTACAAGATCAAGACCTGGGATGTGCAGCCGGAACAACTTCCGGAAGCCCTGCGCGGCACCTGTCGCACCTGTTATCTGGACGATGTGGACGGCAAGTACAAATTGCCGCTCCAAGCTCAGTTCCGCTTGCTGGCCGGTCTTGGCGATCAGATGGGGCAGGCCTATCTTCGGGATTGGCCCAAGATGAAACCGTTGCTGGATGCCGCCAACCAGGCAGTCCTCGGCCACGGGTTCGAGGCGATCAAGGCCGAGCGGGTGCAGCAACTGTCCGACGTGGTCATGAAGCTCACCGGCATGAGCGACAGTTCGTTGCCGAAGTTTCCAGTGTTGAATTTGTGAGGAGCGGTCAGCGATCAGCCGTCAGGTTCGGAGCTGAAAGCTGCTGGTTGCTGCCATGGAGATCCGCATCTACTACGAGGACACCGACTGCGGCGGGGTGGTGTATTACGCGAACTATCTCAAGTATTTCGAACGGGCCAGGACGCACTATCTCGAAGATCGGGGCCTCTCGGTGGCGGGGCTCCGCGATCAAGGGACGCAGTTCATGGTCGTGCATGTGGAACTGGATTATCGCTCGCCTGCCCGGTATGGCGATACCTTGATCATCGAGACCAAGCTTGCGGCGGTGGGCCAGGCGTCTCTTACCTTCGCCCATGTTCTGCGGGAACGGACAAGCGGGCGCATGGTGGTGGAAGGCTCGGCGAAGCTGGTGGCGGTGGACGACCAGCTGAAAGTGACGCGGCTCGACAAACCCACTCTGACCGCATTACAAGGACCTCCACAGACGAGGAGCTAATGGATAAACTCGGCACATGGTTGGCTGTGACCGGTGTGGCGATCGGCTTCGTCGTCCTCGCCTGGTTGCTCTTCTCGGATAATCCGAAGGACAAGACCAAGAAAAAACCTTGATCGCGCCTCTCTACGCGCCGACTGGAACTTGCTGCCTCGACAGCCCTTTCAGAAGCCACGATTGGTTGTCATAGACGAATTGGTTCCGTTGCCGGACCAGGGTCGATACGATCTGCTCGCGGATCGTGTCAAGTTGTGGGTAACCCTCACCCTCGCCCGCGTCGTCTCGGAAGGCGGCGGCGATGTTCTCGACGGTCGAAAACAGGACGTCGTTACTGAATCGGGTCAGGGTGCTCAGTGAAGTCTTGTAGGCCGTGAGATCGATCGTCGGCTCAAAGAGGCGTTCCGTCACGAAAACTTCATGCCAGGCATGGTTGATCATCGCTGCGACGCTGTCCGATCCCCTGACCCATTCACCCACGGTTCTTCCGATGGCCTCGTAACAGGGCCCGATGCGCGGATCGAGAAAGTCATAGTCAGGATTGCACACATCACCATTGAACCGCCCTTGCGCGACTAAGGTCTCCTTAATGGGAGTCCCGTCATAGGGCAACATTTTGCAAAAGACCGCCGCCACACTCCCGTCTTCTACAATCCGCCGTAGAAATCCGACATTTTCTTTGATCGAATCGAAGGTGCTCGACGGATCGAATAACATGAACCCGAACTCCCACATGAGTCCCAACGCTTTGAGCGTATCAACGGCCTTCAGATTTTGCTCCACGGTGATTTCTTTGTGGAGCACGTCCAACCCCTCCTCCGATCCCGACTCTAAGCCCATGTAGACCAGGTACAGCCCCGCGTCGCGCAATGTCGTAAAGAGTTCAGGTTCGACCACGTCCGCCCGGCAACTGATTTTCCAGATGATTTTCCCGACGAGGTCCTGTCGATGAAGTTCCTCAACCAACCTGAGCGCCCAGCGGCGCCATGATGGGCCGAAGAGCGGAAAATCATCGTCCTGGAACAGGAAGACCGTAATGCCCCGATCGTGATACAGACTCTTCATTTCGCGGACCACTTCGGACACTTTTCGAATGCGGACCACCCGCCCCGGGGCGGCACGGTAAAACATGTGAATGGAACAGAACGAGCATGTCCGCGAGCAACCGCGTGAAGCCAGGATGGGCATCGTCCGTTGCCCCAATATGGTGGTTGGCTCGTACTGTCTGTAAGGGAAGGGCAACGCATCGAGGTTATCCAGGAGGCGGCGGAGTGGGTTGGCGACGATGTTCCCGTCCCGTCGGTAGGCGATCCCTTCGATCGTGCGCCACTCGCGAGCATGAATCAGAGATTCGACAAGTTCGAGCAGCGTGAGTTCTCCCTCGAATCGAACCACACTGTCTATCTCCGGAATCAGGTCAAGCGTTCGCTCGTGACTCAAACTGGGAAAATGTCCGCCGATCGTAAAGTGACAACGGATGCCATGATCCCGTAGGTGGTGCATCAGCGCACGAAACCGCGGCAGGTAAAACTGGAAAATCAGGGAAAACCCGACGACAACGGGATCTTCGGCTTCAACGGTCGCCAAGATCGTATCCGCCGGATCTTCAAAATCGAGGACCTTCACGCGATAGCCGCGATGCATCAGCGTGGCGGCGAGATAGCCGATTCCCAAGTTGCCTTGCTTCTGGAACCCGATCAGCACGACGGATTTGGTCGATTCCTGTTCATTCAAAGGCTGGAGGCGGGACAGGTCTTCCGCGCCGTTGAGCACCGTGAGTGCACGCATAGTGTCCTCCCCAGGTCTCGACACAAGAAGGCGAATCGGAACAACAGCTCATGTCGCGCTCGGATCGAGCGCATGCCCAGATCCTCTGGAAAGGGAGCGGCTCAAGGCCGAGTGACTACCGCTCCCTCTGCAAGGAAAGGGGAGCCGGTTACCTGCCGCCGAACTTCTTGACCAGTTCCATCGATTGCTCAATGGCTTTCATGTTTTGCTGCAGGATCGCCCGTTGATTCTCCAACTGAATCAGCGCGAGTTGAGACAGGGCTTCTTTCGGCAGGTTCGCCCGCTCGAAAAACCACCACGGTACCGGATCCCAATTGATCGGTACTCGCCACTTGAAGATTTCCGGCAATTGCAATTCAGGATTGATGCTTGCCTTTTCCATCTCGTCCTCCTTTGATTTGGTGAGATCGGAACCCGCTGAGGTGCTGTCCGATAGCGTCCACGCCCTCACCTCCTACGGAGGTCCTCTCGACGGGGAAATGCGTAGGGCGGCGGGGGCCGGACAATCGTGCGAGCGCGAGAATTACTTAAGCAATGCGTATGCCGGGAAAGGTTGGGGAACGGCTTTGCTTACTTTTCCGATTGATGCGAATGGAAGGCACGGTTGAAGAGAAAATTCGTGAGCTTACACTGTATCCGAATGAATACGTGCGTTATCGAATGGGATACAG
Proteins encoded in this region:
- a CDS encoding D-sedoheptulose 7-phosphate isomerase codes for the protein MKDFAIKAFDESAEIKRRFAREHADKIAQVAQLMGRAFREGRKVLLFGNGGSATDAAHIAAEFVGRYKRERAPLPAIALATDIAAITCIANDYGFEELFARQVHAHGQKGDIAIAISTSGNSPNVLRGIDTARECGLTTVAWTGGSGGKLAGMVDYAFVVPSTVTARIQESHITLGHVLCELIEDQVLADQA
- a CDS encoding HtrA protease/chaperone protein, translating into MFSARAFLLIAAILPALFPIHSYATETAYGTGFFVSKDGHILTNHHVIVDCRAITTTVNGARYEAKIIGTDALNDLAVLQIQMTPTTIAFFREGRSVQPGEDVMAIGFPLPGKLASEAKVTTGTVSALSGMHNNSTFMQISAPIQPGNSGGPAIDENGLVVGVVTSILNAVKMVGKDSVIPQNVNFAIHAGLAKTFLDAYAVPYEGLKAGQRKTRAEIALVARRYTVPLTCHDQPFAKSDDAEMEKLRRLLLDVMDRDSPDWRTIVNGEDFKEWLAAQPRNYQEVVAASWDPQVIKLALQSFKNAKNRPNDHGGSLPSLQVWLPIARADNPGVPDEELITYWRNKYGTRGAREKEPPKRMSLSEEFSSDLDRELQGLKTLKLPPPAPVSEDKEPVRNKRPMFREPVTTAP
- a CDS encoding SPFH/Band 7/PHB domain protein, with protein sequence MEDSGLPGGLWVFVFLAGLVLLVISKTARVVPQQSAYVVERLGRYSRTLGAGFHILLPFLDSVQYKHSLKETAIDIPEQICITRDNVQVGVDGILYSKVLDPQRASYGISDYRFAITQLAQTALRSEIGKIELDRTFEERTNINSQVVNELDKATEPWGVKVLRYEIKNITPPKDVLAAMEKQMRAEREKRAVILTSEGERDAAINQAEGEKQQVIKASEAKKQQQINEAEGAAAAIMAIAGATAEGLRKVAESTQVPGGYEAVQLRVAEQYIGKFGELAKAGNTLVLPANLSDVGSMLTLAMNMIGKRPSTTPPAK
- a CDS encoding Putative activity regulator of membrane protease YbbK; translation: MTWWLWALFGLFLLGGEVVTPGGFYMLFFGIGALVVGLLVGLGLIEAGWISWLLFSVISVASLVILRPPLRRLMSANLGGLSPMDTMVGETALALDDLTPGTLGKAECRGSIWNARNGSDRSLSKGQRSRVDRVDGITLWITPE
- a CDS encoding CRISPR-associated protein, coding for MREGSRVEAARLRWYSPSVMPPDTSVKALILAFTDAPSLAAYVINRLQPELLCFFVPESAKTLVEEAVQPKVQQMPKRWDWIVTPDPADVITCHQVLSRTMHDLFRTWEVQVGEVVVDLTGATPAMAAALATASQPWTSRVVSLVDVKGQEEGESIVIDCLTKRWLQGNPWDEAAIVMRREACEAFNHGSFKSSAAMFHTLETRVSGGQKPLYRALGDLASGYALWEQFHYRQAWEKLKTSLKALDMASLWGGPPGLKGLLPSIKANSGFLEKLVLDPAEVKEGVALDLLAHAHRRAQVDHDHERAMVALVRALEACAQRQLFKQYKIKTWDVQPEQLPEALRGTCRTCYLDDVDGKYKLPLQAQFRLLAGLGDQMGQAYLRDWPKMKPLLDAANQAVLGHGFEAIKAERVQQLSDVVMKLTGMSDSSLPKFPVLNL
- a CDS encoding 4-hydroxybenzoyl-CoA thioesterase family active site, producing MEIRIYYEDTDCGGVVYYANYLKYFERARTHYLEDRGLSVAGLRDQGTQFMVVHVELDYRSPARYGDTLIIETKLAAVGQASLTFAHVLRERTSGRMVVEGSAKLVAVDDQLKVTRLDKPTLTALQGPPQTRS
- a CDS encoding Radical SAM domain protein; protein product: MRALTVLNGAEDLSRLQPLNEQESTKSVVLIGFQKQGNLGIGYLAATLMHRGYRVKVLDFEDPADTILATVEAEDPVVVGFSLIFQFYLPRFRALMHHLRDHGIRCHFTIGGHFPSLSHERTLDLIPEIDSVVRFEGELTLLELVESLIHAREWRTIEGIAYRRDGNIVANPLRRLLDNLDALPFPYRQYEPTTILGQRTMPILASRGCSRTCSFCSIHMFYRAAPGRVVRIRKVSEVVREMKSLYHDRGITVFLFQDDDFPLFGPSWRRWALRLVEELHRQDLVGKIIWKISCRADVVEPELFTTLRDAGLYLVYMGLESGSEEGLDVLHKEITVEQNLKAVDTLKALGLMWEFGFMLFDPSSTFDSIKENVGFLRRIVEDGSVAAVFCKMLPYDGTPIKETLVAQGRFNGDVCNPDYDFLDPRIGPCYEAIGRTVGEWVRGSDSVAAMINHAWHEVFVTERLFEPTIDLTAYKTSLSTLTRFSNDVLFSTVENIAAAFRDDAGEGEGYPQLDTIREQIVSTLVRQRNQFVYDNQSWLLKGLSRQQVPVGA